From the genome of Asterias amurensis chromosome 17, ASM3211899v1, one region includes:
- the LOC139949740 gene encoding uncharacterized protein isoform X1, with the protein MSSAVLLPTAKPHCTRLVIEQNKDNMEPLRKEILEPTRRLSPSPALLFCHPSMEELASAIARKCCRESLSMTCLTPTPAVAHKTPSELHPLNKENITRVQMRVQHVEFRRDGILWGSFKDGWPNLFIENVKQCAGRDVIFLGSFHSPEIVFEQLSILYNMPRYLARSFKFILPYFPTGTMERVDTEGQVATAKVLAMMLSAIPSTARGPAQIVMFDIHALQERFYFADTIIPRLESAIPLLHREMLTLPDEVKFHIAIAFPDEGAHKRFNGMFQEFPQITCIKVRNGDQRLVTIKEGEPKDYHVVIIDDLVQTGGTLKNCGRVLLEKGAVSVSAFVTHAVFPQDSWKSFTTEAADVKFNHFWITDSVPHASMIAKHAPFKLLSLCDVISEALLGYDLVQTL; encoded by the exons ATGTCCTCAGCCGTGCTACTACCCACGGCCAAGCCTCACTGCACaag ATTGGTCATAGAgcaaaacaaagacaacatGGAACCATTGAGGAAGGAAATCCTAGAACCAACAAGGAGACTGTCCCCTTCTCCAGCCCTTCTCTTCTGTCACCCATCGATGGAAGAATTAGCATCTGCAATTGCCAGGAAATGTTGTCGGGAGTCCCTGTCCATGACTTGCCTTACTCCAACACCTGCTGTAGCTCACAAGACACCTTCTGAGTTG CACCCTCTGAATAAGGAGAATATTACACGTGTTCAGATGCGAGTTCAGCATGTTGAGTTTCGGAGAGATGGTATACTGTGGGGTAGCTTCAAGGATGGATGGCCTAATCTGTTCATTGAAAACGTCAAACAGTGTGCTGGCAGAGACG tgATTTTTCTTGGGAGTTTCCACTCGCCAGAAATAGTTTTTGAGCAACTGTCGATACTCTACAACATGCCAAG GTATCTTGCCAGATCCTTCAAGTTCATTTTACCGTACTTCCCAACTGGAACCATGGAACGTGTTGACACTGAAGGCCAAGTTGCGACCGCTAAG GTACTAGCCATGATGTTATCTGCAATCCCTAGTACTGCTAGAGGACCAGCCCAGATTGTTATGTTTGACATTCATGCTCTACAGGAACGATTCTACTTTGCTGATACTATTATTCCAAG ACTGGAGTCCGCAATACCACTCCTACATCGTGAGATGCTAACCCTACCAGATGAAGTCAAGTTCCATATTGCTATAGCCTTCCCTGATGAAGGAGCACATAAGAGATTTAATGGGATGTTTCAAGAGTTCCCACAGATCACTTGCATTAAAGTACGCAATGGAGATCAGAGGCTCGTCACAATCAAAGAAG GGGAGCCTAAGGATTACCATGTGGTGATCATTGATGACTTGGTGCAAACTGGTGGCACTTTGAAGAACTGTGGAAGG GTATTACTAGAGAAAGGAGCAGTATCAGTAAGTGCCTTCGTTACTCACGCTGTTTTCCCCCAAGATTCTTGGAAGTCATTCACTACCGAAGCAGCAGACGTTAAATTCAACCATTTCTGGATAACCGACTCGGTGCCTCATGCTAGTATGATTGCCAAGCACGCTCCGTTCAAGCTCCTGTCTCTATGTGATGTCATATCTGAGGCACTCCTTGGTTACGACCTGGTACAGACACTGTGA
- the LOC139949740 gene encoding uncharacterized protein isoform X3 produces the protein MEPLRKEILEPTRRLSPSPALLFCHPSMEELASAIARKCCRESLSMTCLTPTPAVAHKTPSELHPLNKENITRVQMRVQHVEFRRDGILWGSFKDGWPNLFIENVKQCAGRDVIFLGSFHSPEIVFEQLSILYNMPRYLARSFKFILPYFPTGTMERVDTEGQVATAKVLAMMLSAIPSTARGPAQIVMFDIHALQERFYFADTIIPRLESAIPLLHREMLTLPDEVKFHIAIAFPDEGAHKRFNGMFQEFPQITCIKVRNGDQRLVTIKEGEPKDYHVVIIDDLVQTGGTLKNCGRVLLEKGAVSVSAFVTHAVFPQDSWKSFTTEAADVKFNHFWITDSVPHASMIAKHAPFKLLSLCDVISEALLGYDLVQTL, from the exons atGGAACCATTGAGGAAGGAAATCCTAGAACCAACAAGGAGACTGTCCCCTTCTCCAGCCCTTCTCTTCTGTCACCCATCGATGGAAGAATTAGCATCTGCAATTGCCAGGAAATGTTGTCGGGAGTCCCTGTCCATGACTTGCCTTACTCCAACACCTGCTGTAGCTCACAAGACACCTTCTGAGTTG CACCCTCTGAATAAGGAGAATATTACACGTGTTCAGATGCGAGTTCAGCATGTTGAGTTTCGGAGAGATGGTATACTGTGGGGTAGCTTCAAGGATGGATGGCCTAATCTGTTCATTGAAAACGTCAAACAGTGTGCTGGCAGAGACG tgATTTTTCTTGGGAGTTTCCACTCGCCAGAAATAGTTTTTGAGCAACTGTCGATACTCTACAACATGCCAAG GTATCTTGCCAGATCCTTCAAGTTCATTTTACCGTACTTCCCAACTGGAACCATGGAACGTGTTGACACTGAAGGCCAAGTTGCGACCGCTAAG GTACTAGCCATGATGTTATCTGCAATCCCTAGTACTGCTAGAGGACCAGCCCAGATTGTTATGTTTGACATTCATGCTCTACAGGAACGATTCTACTTTGCTGATACTATTATTCCAAG ACTGGAGTCCGCAATACCACTCCTACATCGTGAGATGCTAACCCTACCAGATGAAGTCAAGTTCCATATTGCTATAGCCTTCCCTGATGAAGGAGCACATAAGAGATTTAATGGGATGTTTCAAGAGTTCCCACAGATCACTTGCATTAAAGTACGCAATGGAGATCAGAGGCTCGTCACAATCAAAGAAG GGGAGCCTAAGGATTACCATGTGGTGATCATTGATGACTTGGTGCAAACTGGTGGCACTTTGAAGAACTGTGGAAGG GTATTACTAGAGAAAGGAGCAGTATCAGTAAGTGCCTTCGTTACTCACGCTGTTTTCCCCCAAGATTCTTGGAAGTCATTCACTACCGAAGCAGCAGACGTTAAATTCAACCATTTCTGGATAACCGACTCGGTGCCTCATGCTAGTATGATTGCCAAGCACGCTCCGTTCAAGCTCCTGTCTCTATGTGATGTCATATCTGAGGCACTCCTTGGTTACGACCTGGTACAGACACTGTGA
- the LOC139949740 gene encoding uncharacterized protein isoform X2 — translation MEDEGKRVRLVIEQNKDNMEPLRKEILEPTRRLSPSPALLFCHPSMEELASAIARKCCRESLSMTCLTPTPAVAHKTPSELHPLNKENITRVQMRVQHVEFRRDGILWGSFKDGWPNLFIENVKQCAGRDVIFLGSFHSPEIVFEQLSILYNMPRYLARSFKFILPYFPTGTMERVDTEGQVATAKVLAMMLSAIPSTARGPAQIVMFDIHALQERFYFADTIIPRLESAIPLLHREMLTLPDEVKFHIAIAFPDEGAHKRFNGMFQEFPQITCIKVRNGDQRLVTIKEGEPKDYHVVIIDDLVQTGGTLKNCGRVLLEKGAVSVSAFVTHAVFPQDSWKSFTTEAADVKFNHFWITDSVPHASMIAKHAPFKLLSLCDVISEALLGYDLVQTL, via the exons ATGGAGGATGAAGGAAAACGAGTAAG ATTGGTCATAGAgcaaaacaaagacaacatGGAACCATTGAGGAAGGAAATCCTAGAACCAACAAGGAGACTGTCCCCTTCTCCAGCCCTTCTCTTCTGTCACCCATCGATGGAAGAATTAGCATCTGCAATTGCCAGGAAATGTTGTCGGGAGTCCCTGTCCATGACTTGCCTTACTCCAACACCTGCTGTAGCTCACAAGACACCTTCTGAGTTG CACCCTCTGAATAAGGAGAATATTACACGTGTTCAGATGCGAGTTCAGCATGTTGAGTTTCGGAGAGATGGTATACTGTGGGGTAGCTTCAAGGATGGATGGCCTAATCTGTTCATTGAAAACGTCAAACAGTGTGCTGGCAGAGACG tgATTTTTCTTGGGAGTTTCCACTCGCCAGAAATAGTTTTTGAGCAACTGTCGATACTCTACAACATGCCAAG GTATCTTGCCAGATCCTTCAAGTTCATTTTACCGTACTTCCCAACTGGAACCATGGAACGTGTTGACACTGAAGGCCAAGTTGCGACCGCTAAG GTACTAGCCATGATGTTATCTGCAATCCCTAGTACTGCTAGAGGACCAGCCCAGATTGTTATGTTTGACATTCATGCTCTACAGGAACGATTCTACTTTGCTGATACTATTATTCCAAG ACTGGAGTCCGCAATACCACTCCTACATCGTGAGATGCTAACCCTACCAGATGAAGTCAAGTTCCATATTGCTATAGCCTTCCCTGATGAAGGAGCACATAAGAGATTTAATGGGATGTTTCAAGAGTTCCCACAGATCACTTGCATTAAAGTACGCAATGGAGATCAGAGGCTCGTCACAATCAAAGAAG GGGAGCCTAAGGATTACCATGTGGTGATCATTGATGACTTGGTGCAAACTGGTGGCACTTTGAAGAACTGTGGAAGG GTATTACTAGAGAAAGGAGCAGTATCAGTAAGTGCCTTCGTTACTCACGCTGTTTTCCCCCAAGATTCTTGGAAGTCATTCACTACCGAAGCAGCAGACGTTAAATTCAACCATTTCTGGATAACCGACTCGGTGCCTCATGCTAGTATGATTGCCAAGCACGCTCCGTTCAAGCTCCTGTCTCTATGTGATGTCATATCTGAGGCACTCCTTGGTTACGACCTGGTACAGACACTGTGA